From the Glycine max cultivar Williams 82 chromosome 11, Glycine_max_v4.0, whole genome shotgun sequence genome, the window TAGTATTAATTTTCTCAACAAATGTAAGTACTCTCATgagtatttatttaaagtattgCCTAGGCTATAAAATGTTTTAGCCAATAAAAGTAACACTCTCCCGAGTCAATAATCCTACTTCACTCTTACTTACGCTCTAACAGAAGCCAAACatgataaagtaaaaataataaatggttgaaaattaaatagaaatatgtcaaacaaaataattaaagtttgacTTTGTTTCATAATACGTTCTTCACCAGAAAAACCCTAAATATGGAGTGCAGGAAGTATTAGCCAAATCgacaaaatgtaaaagaaatattGCGTCGTCGATAAATGCAAGAAAAGAAGTAGGTTGAGTTCAATACCTCAACAATCAACATACATACATcccaaatgaaaataaatcaagaaaaagtgtttataaaaaagaagattAAGAGGACAAACTGTAAATGCGTGTTTTTACAATTTATAAATGATAAGAAAACAGGGCAATACAGCACGCGAGTCAAACACTAATAACTCGCCGTTGTCCCCACTGACCGAGTCGAACCCAACTCGTCCATCCAACAACGATTCCACGAACCCGATTTGCTTCGAGATCCGACCCGCAATGACACGACACACCAGCATGGCCCTTCTGCCCCTGCCACCGCCGGAGCTTTCGTGTGCACCGCCGCTGCCGGAGAATGTGCAGATCGCCGCCCCTTTGCCGCCGGGGAAAGACAAGGCACAAGCTCCGCCGTAGGGAGCGCCGCCGGAGGTGGGACCCAAGCAGTGAAACCTCATGACCTCATTCCCATCCGCAACGCATCGCGCATTCTCCTCGTAGTCATGGGCCGGGCCCGTTCCGGCCCGGACCTTGACGGCCTCGCGATACTCCTCGAAACGAGAGACGGTTCGTGGGCCGTTGTGGACTTTAAAAATCATCTCGACCAGGCCCGAGAAGGGCTTGGGCCCCCAGCTGGTGTGGAAGATAATCTCCACGACGTTCCGCGAAGGGTGGCCCTCGGTGAGTTCGGTGAGAGAAGGGAAGCGAGGGTCGGCGTGGC encodes:
- the LOC100804686 gene encoding uncharacterized protein, which produces MASGWMKSLQCKSRAYQDVYHPNSKYLIPSSSCRKTIKDVVVDTTKPRPKPNPKPEKPLQKHPSSRYPSSAAKPDFETTINRSRSVTATRHADPRFPSLTELTEGHPSRNVVEIIFHTSWGPKPFSGLVEMIFKVHNGPRTVSRFEEYREAVKVRAGTGPAHDYEENARCVADGNEVMRFHCLGPTSGGAPYGGACALSFPGGKGAAICTFSGSGGAHESSGGGRGRRAMLVCRVIAGRISKQIGFVESLLDGRVGFDSVSGDNGELLVFDSRAVLPCFLIIYKL